The DNA sequence CCATCTGGAAACATTACATCTGTTGCATTTATTTTTCCTTGAAATATAGACTGTAACCCATCTAAACATCCTTGTAATAATTTAGCATGACCTGCCATCTCCGGCATTTCTGCAAAGATATTTTGCAATGTTACTTGTCTGTCAAAATCTTTTAATTCCTCCTGAGCTCTTGTAGTAAGGGTAAATACCGCTTCATTTTCCTGAAGATAATCACAGCTTTTTAAACTACGAATACATTCTTCCAGCAAACGGGTATGTTTGTCAACAATTTTTAATTCTATTTTTAACAGATCTATATCATTAGCTATGCCACTTCTAAACCCCATATTTATCAAAATACTGAGTAATGAGTTATGACATATTCTTTGCATCTCTATGGCATTATTTTTTATGGTAGTCATTTAATTTAAGATTTGTTTTGGAGAAGTTATTTTTATCCTTTTAAGTTCTATTGTCGCCTCTTTTGGAGGTAGAATTTTTCTCTTTTTTAATTGAAAAATGTTCATTCTCTTAATTACAGCATCATTTAAAAATTTCATTACGAAAAGTTGGCCTTTTTTTTGTGCAAAAACTTTTTCTAACGATTGCATTCCCTCCTCTTCAGTAATACTTCCTATCCCCATTTGTTGCATGCGTTGTTCATAGTCTTTAGAAGAAACAATACCTGTATTCCCCCAATATCCCCAATGGATTACATAGGTTGGAATTCCTGATTTTTGCTGTACTTGTTTTGCTAAACTATCTTTATAAGTGCATCCTGCCGAGTAATTAGATTGACCGGCAGCTCTGAAGAAACTTTGAGCTGAAGAATAAAAACAAATAAAGTCCAGTTCTTCCTGACTAAAAGCTTCTATAAAATATTGACTTCCAACTGATTTTGGATAGAATGATTTTGTAAAATCTTCTTCACTCATATTGGCTACTATCTTATCATTAAGTACAATAGCGGAGTGAAAAATTCCATTGATTTCATCGGATGTAAGTTTGATTTGCGTATAGGCCGATTGCATACTTAACCTATTGTCTGCATCGCATTGAATATAAGTTGGGTATACTCCATATTGCCCTATTTCTTCAATTGCTGCTGTAATAGCTGCATCTTGTTCTCTTCTTCCTAACCAATACACTTTGGCTTGGTACTCTTTTACCAGGTATGAAGTGGTTACTTTTCCCAAACCACCGGCTCCTCCTAAAATCACATATACGCCGCCTTTTCTAAGTTTAGAATATTGTTTTTCTATCTTATCTTCTACTGGTATGAGTATATTTTGATATAAATCGAGATTTCTGATTGCTAAGGATTCTCCCATTTTAGAATAGGGTGTATCAAGAATGCGCATCATATCATTAGGATGCGAAACATCTACACTTTTAAAACTCCAATTCATTTCTTCCTTTACTAAAGAACCAACTAATCCAAGAATACCGGCACCTTTTTCTGTAACAATATCAGAAAAGGTTACTTTTTGTGTTTGCTTAGTTACAAATACAACCTCTAGCTTTTCAGCACTTCTTTTTTGTAATGCCTTAATATTCTTGAAGACGTTTACTTCTATTTTATCAATCTGCTCAAGCACCTCATTTTTATCATCGGCATCCCATATCCCTTGCAGGAAATAAACAGATTTAATGTCTTGCGGAACATCAGTTGCATTTTTATACCAATTTACACTTCCGCCATTGGTTTGTATTTCTTTTTCTAATGCTGCCGTATATTCGTTTTTGGCTCCTATAAAAGCATTCTTTTTATGCGGAACTATCGCCGATTTTTCAAAAGATATTTCCTCCCATATCGATTCATAATAAATTCCAATAGACTCCTCTTTATTTTCTTGAGTTGTTTTTGTTTCTGGACTTAATGGAATCGATACAAAATCTCTCATTCCGATCAATACATTCCCATCTTGATCCAGTATTTGCATGGAATATTTGTGTACTCTACTTTTTTCTTTATTTTTTTGTACATAACACCAAGAAGCTCTTGATAAATCTTTAGAATAGATGTCTACCGCCTGAAGACTGTATGGCAATTGTAAGCCTCCTTGTTTGTTATTAAAATCTACCCCTATGGTTGCTTGTAATGCTGCATCTATAACACCCGGATTTAAGATAACTCCTTCCCATGCCGGTAAATCAATACTAACTAATGATTCATTTTCATTGAAATACATTTTTTTGATCCCTTGAAAACTATCACCATATTCTAAGCCTACCGTTTTAAAAGCTTCATAACATGCTTCGCCTTCTTTCTCGCCTTGCATACGCTCTTTTAAAACCGAAATATCATATCGCGAGCCTTGTTTTAAATCTTCTCTGCCTAATTTTATCTCCACATGCGTTATACTTTTTCCTTCTTCTTTACTCGATATTTGAACTAAAATCTCGTTTTTATCTTTTGTTACAAGAGTGATTACTTCTGTACTTTTATCCTCCACTTTTAACGGTTTCAACCAAGTAATCTCTTTGAGCTGTAATACCTCTTGATGTGTTACTTCTTCTAAAGCTTTTCTGGCCAGTTCTATATAAGCAACTCCCGGAAATAGTTTTTCAGAATTTACTAAATGGTCTTTTAAGAAGGTTTCATTTCCTGAAAAATCACTATGAAATTTAATTCCGTCCAAATCAGATTTGTTTATATGAAGCATCGGATGTAAATCATCCACTCCATTTAATGTTACTCCATTTTCATTTGTTTTATCAGTTTTAGAGAACCAACAATATTTTTTTTCAAAAGGATAGGTAGGCAAACTTACCTTTTGCGGTAATTGCTTTTTATTGTAGTAGGCAGACCACTCTATATTTCTTCCCAAAGACCATAATTCTAATATTCTTGCATCTCTATTTTTCCATAAACTTTTGATTTCTGTAGCTGTTACATCTTCCATTGTTGAAGCTTCCGGGTCTGTAATCCTGCAATAATAATCTAATAAAACTCCGTCTAGATAGGCGTTTAACTGAGCTGTAGCTTCCTCTGTAGTTGTAGCATAAAAAGCGAGTCGGTGTGACATTGCTTCTCTTCCTACTTGTAAGGTATATGCCACTTCTTCCGGCAAAAGTTTTTCTTGATTTTTTATAAAATGCAATAACTTCTCTGCATATTCCCTGAGCTGTTTTTCTGATTTTGCAGATAGGACCCATATGGGTATTGGTTGGTCATAATTTTGTTGCTTCTCTTGCTTATTATATTCTTCAATAATCAAATGAGCATTACTACCACCTGCACCAAAACTACTAATACCTGCTATTCTTGCTTTTCCGTCCGTGTTCCATGGTTCTAATGTTTTTTGTACTCTAAATGGAGTATCATTAAAATTAATATTAGGGTTTTGTTTCTCGGCATGAATAGAGGGCACTAATTGCTGATTCTTCAATTGCAACAGCACTTTTGTTATTCCAGATATTCCCGCTGCAGATTCACAGTGTCCTATATTAGATTTTACAGAGCCTATCTTACAGATATAATCTTCCTCTTCTACCTGAAATGCTTTTTTCAGACTCGCAACTTCTATCGGATCTCCCAAACTTGTTCCTGTACCATGTGCTTCGATATAGGAGATTTGATCTGCTTTGAGGTTTGCTTTTTCCATGGCTCTTTTAATTACCGAAGTTTGAGCTTTAGGATTCGGTACTGTATATCCATTCGTTTTCCCTCCATGATTTAAAGATGCTCCTCTGATAACTCCATAAATGTGATCTCCATCACGTTCCGCATCTGATAATTTCTTTAGCAAGACAGCTCCAACTCCTTCAGACGGAACATATCCGTCTCCTCCTTCTCCAAAACTTTTACAACGCCCTGTACTTGATGCAAATCCTGCTTTACTTAAAAGCAAATATTTATTAGGATGAATGCTTACGTTTACTCCCCCTGCAATTGCTGCCTTACAATCACCATTCATAATGCTTTGGCATGCAAGTTCTACTGCAGTTATTGAGGACGAGCACATCGTATCTAAAGCCATACTTGGCCCATGAAAATTAAAGAAATAGGAAACTCGATTTGCTATACTACTTGGGTTACCCACAAGATGAATCTGATTGCCTTTATGCTGTTCTTCTATACCATATAATTGATATTCTTCATACATAACTCCCACAAAAACACCTACATTGCCAGTCATTTCATTTGTTTGGGTGGACCGTCCTAATTGTTCTCTAGTATAACCAGCATCTTCTATAGTTTCCCATGCCGTTTGTAAAAACAATCGTTCTTGAGGCTCCATTATTTCAGCTTCACGAGGGGATATCTTAAAAAATAACGGGTCAAACTTGTTTACGTCTTCTATAAAACCTCCCCATTTACTATAACTTGTACCTGATTTACCTTTTTCTTCATCATAAAAACTGGTCATATCCCATCGATCACTTGGTATTTCGGTAATACTGTCTTTTCCTTGTTTTAGATTTTCCCAAAACTCTTGTACATTATTTGCACCAGGATACTTTCCTGCTAAACCTATAATCGCTATTTTTTCTTCATTGTCCGCATTTCTGACCGCTGAAAAGTCATCTTGAGATTTTGGATTATCTTCTATTACAGATTGGTCTGAATCTTGATTTCTCTCTTCAATACCTTCACTTACAAATGTTTCATTATGTGCTTCTTCAGGAGATACTGGATCTTCATTTTTTAACAACAATTCTTGTATCGCTTCTTGTTGATTTTCCAGAAAATAACCAATCAATTCTTGAAGTGATTGGTATTCAAAAAATAAGGTTCTTGGAATATCATTAAAAACCGCATCAAATGTGTTTGTTAACTTCGTGATACTAATGGAATCTATTCCGAAATCTTCAAAATATTTATGGGCTTCAAATCGCTCTTTGGGCAACTTAAATTCTGTTGATAAAAGATCTATTAGATAAGATGTAATAAATACTTTTAACTCCTCTTGCTTGTATTCTTTGATTTTCTTCTCATTAACTTCCTTTACAACCTCCTTATTACCCTGTTTTTGTATTTCAATTCTTTCTAATAAACCATATACCGGTATTACCTGGCTCTGTTCACCAGATAATATAAAATCAAAACTATTTGTACCTACCTCATTAGGCATTGGTAGCATACCTGTCTGATTTTTTATATATTGTTTTTGTTCTTCGGACATTTTCATTCCTCCATTTTCCCATAGCGGCCAATTGATACTTATACTTTTACCAAATCTTGTCTTTTGCTCGTATTTTGTTCTTCTATCAGTCATAAAATTGTCCATAAAAGCATTGGCAGAAGCGTAATCACTTTGCCCCTGATTTCCCTTTACTGCCGCTACAGCAGAAAAACTTACAAAAAAATCTAACTTTTCATTTTTAGTAACTTCATCTAAAAATAGGATCCCATCGATTTTAGGTTTTAACACTTCCTCTGCCTCTTCTGCACTTTTATGAATTATCAAACTATCTTTAATAATTCCCGCACTATGTATAATTCCATCTATAGTACCAAATTGTTGTTTTATTTTTTGAAACTGTAGTGTTACAGCTTCTTTATCAGCGATATCACAAGAATTATATAGCACATTAGAATAGGAGTTTACAATTTTATTATAAGCATCGTTACTACTACTTCTGCCGGTAAGAATTACTTTCGTATCCTTAGTTTTTAAAATATGCTCCAAGAATATTTGTCCTAAACCACCCATTCCTCCAGTTATCCAATACACTCCTCCCTCCTTGATTTTTATCTCCGGAGTTTGTTTTTGCGGCGTTAAAACCTCTAGAATTCTTTCTTCTCGCTGTCCGTTTATATACCGAACCTCCGGGGCTTCTAACTTACTTTCTGATGCTACAATTTCAAGAATCTCTTCTATACTCTTTTTAGATTCATTATCCAGAACTATTACTTTTCCCAATATTTTTGAATACTCTAATTGAGCAGATTGAAGTAATGCTGCCAAATGGCCGTATTGCTTATAGCTATTGTTTTCTATGACGATAGTAAGCTCAACTTCTTCCTTTACTTCTACAATTTGTTTGAGTTTCTTAAAGATAACCTGAAACCCATCCGTTGGATCTTCACTATCTTCCAGTAACCTAACCTCCGGACTATTGTTCTTTATTTTTTCTTTTATTGTACGCTCAAATCCTGCCAAATAAACCAATTGTTTATTTTCTTTACGCTTACTTATTTGCGGGGCAACATTTTTCCATACCGCATTAAAATATCGAATTCCTTCTTTCTTATCTTCTTCACTTTCCTTTTTATCTGCAAGAATATTTTCTAATGGCAATAGCGTAAATTCGTCTAACTTTAAGATAATTTCTCCCACGCTATTCACTAAAATCATATTGTATTTTCGAATACCGGATGTGCTGGATTTTGTTGCAACCTGCTCCACTAAACACCAAGCTTTAAGAGGTACTTCTTTATAGATACTAACCCTCTGTATGCTATATGGAACATAAACTGTATTTGTTTTTCCTTCTAATGAAAGCCCTATTGTACATTGAAATATACTATCTAATAGGCCCGGTTCTAAAACAAATTGATCCTGTTTTTTGAATGTCAATTCAACAACTGCTTTATCCTGAGAATAGCTGATATTTTCAATTCCTTGAAAGTTTCTTCCATAATCAAATCCCAGATCACTAAAATGTTCGTAAACTTCTTTTTTGCTTTTAATTTGTGGCAAACCGGCTATTATTTCAGCTACATCTAATTGCTTTGAAGGTGTAGTATTAGCAGATTGTTTTCGCAGTTTACCTGAGCTATGTATGCTTTTTTTCTCTTTATGAATTGAATATATTTGATATTGATATTCTGAACTTGTAATTTCTGAGATCACCGTATTAAGCTCCATCCCTTTATCTTTATTTCTTAAAGGTTCTTGCCACGTAATATCATATAACTCATTTATCATATCATTCGCACTGATTTTTCCGGCTTGCAGTGCCATTTCTATATAGGCAGCTCCGGGAAATAAACCAGAACCGTTAACGATGTGCTCTTTTATAAAATACTCATCACCACTAAAATTACTTTCAAATTTCTGTTCCTTAATAGTCGAACTATTTTGATGAAGTAAGGGATGTATTTTTGAAGTTTTTTCTGTCTGTTTTTCTATTTCTTCAATCCAGTAACGATCTCTCTCGAATGGATATGATGGGATTTTAATTTTCTTTATTTTTTGATTGTAAAATAACTCCCAATCAATTCTTACTCCTTGTGTCCATAATTCAGCTACAGTTTCTAATTCAGCGTGTTTAATTGCACTTTCTACAAATGCTTTCCCAGAAATACCTTTTATAGTCGTATTCTCCTGAACTCTTATATTATTTGTATAATAATTTAAGGCTCCGGATTTCTCACCCTCTGGATTTAAAAAGTTTTTCAACTTCATAATTAATTCATCATGATCCTGCGCAACACATGCAAAGCGCTCTTCCATTGCTGTACGTCCAACCTGAAATGTAAATGCTAAAGAATTTAATGATACATTGGAGTTATCTTGAACAAACAATACTACTTTTTTACAATATCTCTCCAGACTATTTCTGTCTTTTGCAGATAGTACAAGGATTACTTTGCCATTAATTTCTTGTTCTTTTTCTGAAACGGCAGGAATGTATTCTTCAATAATTGCGTGTGCATTAGTGCCACTAAATCCAAAACTGCTAATAGCCGCTCTTCTTTTACCACCTATGTAGTTATCCCAAGATTTAAGGGCTGTATTTACATAAAAAGGACTGTTCTCAAAATCGATAAATTCATTATTTCTTTGATAATTCAAAGAAGGCGGAATTTGTTTATGTTGCATTGACAAAATCACTTTTTGCAATCCTGCTAATCCTGCTGCATGGAGTGTATGCCCAATATTGGTCTTTACGCTCCCAATACCACAGTAATTCCTTTTTTGTGTTTTGGATCTAAAAGCTTTAGTAAGAGCTTCAACCTCTATGGGATCTCCTAATTTAGTTCCTGTACCATGTGCTTCTACATAACTTATCGTTTCCGGATTTATCTGAAATTTTTCATACACTTGTTTTTCTAAAGCTTCTTGTGATGGTGCACTTGGTGCCAAAATGCCGTTGGTTGCTCCATCTTGATTCGTTAGAATTCCCTTAATCACTGCATGAATACTATCTCCATCTCTTAGCGCGTCTTTTAAGCGTTTAACTACCACTATGCCTACACCTTCACCCGGTACAAATCCATTTGCTCTATGATCAAATGTAAAACACTGCCCATTCTCGCTTAACATTGAAGCTTTACTTGCCATTTTATGAAATAGTGGCGTGGCTGCGAGACTTACGCCTCCACAAATCCCCATATCAATATGGCCGGATTGCAGGTTTCTACAAGCTGCTTCTAATGCTACTAATGATGACGAACACGCTGAATCAATTGCTAAGGCAGGTCCTCTTAGGTTTAGATAATAAGAAATTCTGGCTGCAAGAATTGAATTATCCATACCCCAAAAAACAGACACGTGCTTGTTTTTAGGATTCTGAATATAATCGCTATTACCTACTCCAGCATAAACTCCCACTTGCTTACCGTCTAAATGGTCTTGAGTTAAATTTGCGTCTTCTAATGCATGCCAACAATGTTCTAAGAACAAGCGCTGTTGCGGATCCATATTTTCAGCTTCTATGCCTGATATTTTAAAAAACCCAGCATCAAACTTGTCTATATTATCCATAAAACCACCCCATTTACTATAGGTTTTATCTTCTTCACCTTTAATAGGGCTGTAATGAAGTGTGCTATCCCATCTTTCTATTGGAGTTTCTCTTATCAAATTTTCTCCTCCTTTTAGAGCTTCCCAATATTCTTCCAGATTTGATGTTCCTGCATAAGCTCCACTCATACCAACAATTGCTATATCGTCTGTATCTTTTTGTTCCTCTTGTGGTAGATATTTTATATTCTCTTCCTCTTTAAGGACTGGTATATTTACATTCTTGTCTTTTATAATCTTATGTTTCCAACCCTCTTTATTTTCGATAATATATTGTACTAAAGATCGAATACTAGGATAATTAAATAAATCCGTTGGTTGAATATCGATACTCAGTTCTTTATTTATGTAGTCACTAAGTTGATTACTCAGAATAGAATCATAACCCATTGCCGCGAATGGTTCGTCTAAATCAAACTCTTCCTGAGGAAGCTTGATTAAAGACGCTGCTATTTTTTGTACTTTGTCTAATACAATATTTTGATGTTCTTCTGTATCTGCAGTCTCTAACTCAAATTGATTTATCAGGGTTTTCTCTTCGGTAATTTTATTTACTGAACAGGCTTTTTTTATTCTCGAGGCTAAACTTTTTGCAATCGGTTTTTTAGAAAACTTAACTGCATATATTTCCTTTAGTTCGCCATCCAGAATTTTCTCTAAGGCGGCCATTCCCTCTTTTGCTTCAATGCTCCCTATCCCCATTTGATCCATTCGATCTGCATATTTGGAGTCTGAAGCCACACCAATATGCCCCCAATACCCCCAATTAATTGTATATGCAGGTATCTTATATTTTTGCTCAACTACTTTTGCTAAGGTATTTTTATAAGTACAACCTGCTGCATAATTGGCTTGTCCGGGACCATTAAAAAACCCTTGAATAGAGGAATAGAAACACATAAAATCCAACAACTCATTCCCGCATACCTGAACTAAATTTTGAACTGCTGTTGATTTTGGAGCAAAGGCTTTGGTAAAGTCAGAAAAACTCATCGCATAAAATGGTTTATCTTCTAACACTAAAGCTGAATGAATGACACCATTTATAACTTCTCCACCAGATTTTATTTGCTCAAAAGCCGCTCTTATATCTTCTACTTTATTTGCATCGCATTGTATATAAACGGGTTTCCTTTCATAGCCTGAAAACTGCTCTATACCAGCTTCTACTGTTTGGTCTGATGCTCTTCTTCCTAACCAATATACTTTGGCATTATATTTATTAATCAGGTACTCTGTAGTGATTTTACCTAAACCACCAGCTCCTCCAAGAATTACATAAGTTCCATTTTTTCTAATTCTGTTAGAATAAGATACTGTTGGTAATGTGGCTATTGGACTTAATAATTTTTTATAAAAACTTCCGTTTCTATAAGCCACTAAAGTCTCACTCGTTTGTACTATTTTAGTAGCTAATTCTTCAAAATCTATGGGTTCATTCTCATTGATATCAACTACTCTAAAATTCCAAGTAGGCATTTCTGCTGCTACTGTCCCAACTAAACCGAAGATTCCGGCTCCTTTTTCCTGAACTGTATCGGTAGAGAAAACCTGCTGTGTTTGGTTTAGAATAATGTGAATCTGAAAATTATTATTTTTTAATTCTACTAGTTTTTTTAAACAGGTAAAAACAAACTCTTCTTCTTTTCCATAAGATCCATTTTCACTGTCCTGGGCTACCAAAGAACGGTTTGGAAATATAAAGACGTAATCAAAAGATTCATCGATATCATCCATAGCTGAAACATGAATAACTTCTGCATTTTGTTTTGTTAAGGCCTTTTTAAAGTCAAAAAGCAAATCCGTATCATCACCCAAACATAAAATTTTCTTTTTCTGAAAAGGATTTTTTTCCTGAGTTATCTCTTTAGTCTCTTCCCATTTTTCTTCAAAATATTGCAATTCTAAAGCACTATCACCCGGAAGCAATTTCACTCCTTCAAATACAAAAAGAATCTCCCCTTCAGCGCTAAGTAAATTAACCGTAAAAGAATCCTCTTTACTTTCTT is a window from the Flavobacterium cupriresistens genome containing:
- a CDS encoding SDR family NAD(P)-dependent oxidoreductase, producing MKFKIIYTGKESFFQYFKVNGKKTLPLSAYIEMIRVAGSKVNNGEINAIRNFKWNQPIVIENEPLVLHIEFKEQNEGFSFEFYQDNDDFHKTIYAQGDLLKVSEKTPAKIELEHLIGITPELYKEAFYKKLGKNLAEYTNELQSIHSVFQIQNQVWSRVIPKKEEEPYVLPLNIVESAFQTLNGQKENISRIESIEAMYMYGDITNTHWCQAIKEESKEDSFTVNLLSAEGEILFVFEGVKLLPGDSALELQYFEEKWEETKEITQEKNPFQKKKILCLGDDTDLLFDFKKALTKQNAEVIHVSAMDDIDESFDYVFIFPNRSLVAQDSENGSYGKEEEFVFTCLKKLVELKNNNFQIHIILNQTQQVFSTDTVQEKGAGIFGLVGTVAAEMPTWNFRVVDINENEPIDFEELATKIVQTSETLVAYRNGSFYKKLLSPIATLPTVSYSNRIRKNGTYVILGGAGGLGKITTEYLINKYNAKVYWLGRRASDQTVEAGIEQFSGYERKPVYIQCDANKVEDIRAAFEQIKSGGEVINGVIHSALVLEDKPFYAMSFSDFTKAFAPKSTAVQNLVQVCGNELLDFMCFYSSIQGFFNGPGQANYAAGCTYKNTLAKVVEQKYKIPAYTINWGYWGHIGVASDSKYADRMDQMGIGSIEAKEGMAALEKILDGELKEIYAVKFSKKPIAKSLASRIKKACSVNKITEEKTLINQFELETADTEEHQNIVLDKVQKIAASLIKLPQEEFDLDEPFAAMGYDSILSNQLSDYINKELSIDIQPTDLFNYPSIRSLVQYIIENKEGWKHKIIKDKNVNIPVLKEEENIKYLPQEEQKDTDDIAIVGMSGAYAGTSNLEEYWEALKGGENLIRETPIERWDSTLHYSPIKGEEDKTYSKWGGFMDNIDKFDAGFFKISGIEAENMDPQQRLFLEHCWHALEDANLTQDHLDGKQVGVYAGVGNSDYIQNPKNKHVSVFWGMDNSILAARISYYLNLRGPALAIDSACSSSLVALEAACRNLQSGHIDMGICGGVSLAATPLFHKMASKASMLSENGQCFTFDHRANGFVPGEGVGIVVVKRLKDALRDGDSIHAVIKGILTNQDGATNGILAPSAPSQEALEKQVYEKFQINPETISYVEAHGTGTKLGDPIEVEALTKAFRSKTQKRNYCGIGSVKTNIGHTLHAAGLAGLQKVILSMQHKQIPPSLNYQRNNEFIDFENSPFYVNTALKSWDNYIGGKRRAAISSFGFSGTNAHAIIEEYIPAVSEKEQEINGKVILVLSAKDRNSLERYCKKVVLFVQDNSNVSLNSLAFTFQVGRTAMEERFACVAQDHDELIMKLKNFLNPEGEKSGALNYYTNNIRVQENTTIKGISGKAFVESAIKHAELETVAELWTQGVRIDWELFYNQKIKKIKIPSYPFERDRYWIEEIEKQTEKTSKIHPLLHQNSSTIKEQKFESNFSGDEYFIKEHIVNGSGLFPGAAYIEMALQAGKISANDMINELYDITWQEPLRNKDKGMELNTVISEITSSEYQYQIYSIHKEKKSIHSSGKLRKQSANTTPSKQLDVAEIIAGLPQIKSKKEVYEHFSDLGFDYGRNFQGIENISYSQDKAVVELTFKKQDQFVLEPGLLDSIFQCTIGLSLEGKTNTVYVPYSIQRVSIYKEVPLKAWCLVEQVATKSSTSGIRKYNMILVNSVGEIILKLDEFTLLPLENILADKKESEEDKKEGIRYFNAVWKNVAPQISKRKENKQLVYLAGFERTIKEKIKNNSPEVRLLEDSEDPTDGFQVIFKKLKQIVEVKEEVELTIVIENNSYKQYGHLAALLQSAQLEYSKILGKVIVLDNESKKSIEEILEIVASESKLEAPEVRYINGQREERILEVLTPQKQTPEIKIKEGGVYWITGGMGGLGQIFLEHILKTKDTKVILTGRSSSNDAYNKIVNSYSNVLYNSCDIADKEAVTLQFQKIKQQFGTIDGIIHSAGIIKDSLIIHKSAEEAEEVLKPKIDGILFLDEVTKNEKLDFFVSFSAVAAVKGNQGQSDYASANAFMDNFMTDRRTKYEQKTRFGKSISINWPLWENGGMKMSEEQKQYIKNQTGMLPMPNEVGTNSFDFILSGEQSQVIPVYGLLERIEIQKQGNKEVVKEVNEKKIKEYKQEELKVFITSYLIDLLSTEFKLPKERFEAHKYFEDFGIDSISITKLTNTFDAVFNDIPRTLFFEYQSLQELIGYFLENQQEAIQELLLKNEDPVSPEEAHNETFVSEGIEERNQDSDQSVIEDNPKSQDDFSAVRNADNEEKIAIIGLAGKYPGANNVQEFWENLKQGKDSITEIPSDRWDMTSFYDEEKGKSGTSYSKWGGFIEDVNKFDPLFFKISPREAEIMEPQERLFLQTAWETIEDAGYTREQLGRSTQTNEMTGNVGVFVGVMYEEYQLYGIEEQHKGNQIHLVGNPSSIANRVSYFFNFHGPSMALDTMCSSSITAVELACQSIMNGDCKAAIAGGVNVSIHPNKYLLLSKAGFASSTGRCKSFGEGGDGYVPSEGVGAVLLKKLSDAERDGDHIYGVIRGASLNHGGKTNGYTVPNPKAQTSVIKRAMEKANLKADQISYIEAHGTGTSLGDPIEVASLKKAFQVEEEDYICKIGSVKSNIGHCESAAGISGITKVLLQLKNQQLVPSIHAEKQNPNINFNDTPFRVQKTLEPWNTDGKARIAGISSFGAGGSNAHLIIEEYNKQEKQQNYDQPIPIWVLSAKSEKQLREYAEKLLHFIKNQEKLLPEEVAYTLQVGREAMSHRLAFYATTTEEATAQLNAYLDGVLLDYYCRITDPEASTMEDVTATEIKSLWKNRDARILELWSLGRNIEWSAYYNKKQLPQKVSLPTYPFEKKYCWFSKTDKTNENGVTLNGVDDLHPMLHINKSDLDGIKFHSDFSGNETFLKDHLVNSEKLFPGVAYIELARKALEEVTHQEVLQLKEITWLKPLKVEDKSTEVITLVTKDKNEILVQISSKEEGKSITHVEIKLGREDLKQGSRYDISVLKERMQGEKEGEACYEAFKTVGLEYGDSFQGIKKMYFNENESLVSIDLPAWEGVILNPGVIDAALQATIGVDFNNKQGGLQLPYSLQAVDIYSKDLSRASWCYVQKNKEKSRVHKYSMQILDQDGNVLIGMRDFVSIPLSPETKTTQENKEESIGIYYESIWEEISFEKSAIVPHKKNAFIGAKNEYTAALEKEIQTNGGSVNWYKNATDVPQDIKSVYFLQGIWDADDKNEVLEQIDKIEVNVFKNIKALQKRSAEKLEVVFVTKQTQKVTFSDIVTEKGAGILGLVGSLVKEEMNWSFKSVDVSHPNDMMRILDTPYSKMGESLAIRNLDLYQNILIPVEDKIEKQYSKLRKGGVYVILGGAGGLGKVTTSYLVKEYQAKVYWLGRREQDAAITAAIEEIGQYGVYPTYIQCDADNRLSMQSAYTQIKLTSDEINGIFHSAIVLNDKIVANMSEEDFTKSFYPKSVGSQYFIEAFSQEELDFICFYSSAQSFFRAAGQSNYSAGCTYKDSLAKQVQQKSGIPTYVIHWGYWGNTGIVSSKDYEQRMQQMGIGSITEEEGMQSLEKVFAQKKGQLFVMKFLNDAVIKRMNIFQLKKRKILPPKEATIELKRIKITSPKQILN